In the Staphylococcus condimenti genome, one interval contains:
- a CDS encoding carbohydrate kinase family protein, whose protein sequence is MNKLFAIGEALIDFIPNERDSKLKEVSQFQPQVGGAPTNVASCVAKLGGNASIITQVGEDAFGEKIEDTLNNIDVDTNYLMKTDKANTALAFVSLTKEGERDFAFYRKPSADMLLKTENLPELQFDSTDILHFCSVDLVESPMKQTHIGVIDKMLNADGTVIFDPNLRFPLWDSLEDLRKTVLEFIPKAHILKISDEELEFITKIKDKNEAIESLFVGNVEIIIYTEGKNGASIYTKDGKIAHENGFEVTVKDTTGAGDAFIGAIIFQLLKQDRKHLIENGNHYLRFANAVGGVTTTAYGAIESLPYLEDVEKLVNHSEANE, encoded by the coding sequence ATGAATAAGCTTTTTGCAATTGGCGAAGCTTTGATTGATTTTATACCAAATGAACGAGATTCAAAACTGAAAGAGGTTTCGCAATTTCAACCGCAAGTTGGCGGGGCACCAACAAATGTAGCAAGTTGTGTTGCTAAATTAGGGGGAAATGCTTCAATCATTACACAAGTAGGAGAAGATGCATTCGGCGAAAAAATAGAAGATACATTAAATAATATTGATGTAGACACTAATTATTTGATGAAAACCGACAAAGCGAATACTGCACTTGCCTTTGTAAGTTTAACAAAAGAAGGAGAACGTGATTTTGCATTTTATCGTAAACCTTCAGCAGATATGCTTTTAAAAACAGAGAATTTACCTGAATTACAGTTTGATTCAACTGACATCCTTCATTTTTGTTCTGTAGATTTAGTAGAATCTCCAATGAAACAGACACATATAGGAGTTATAGATAAAATGTTGAATGCAGATGGAACTGTCATTTTTGATCCAAACCTTCGTTTTCCACTATGGGATTCGCTTGAAGATTTACGGAAAACTGTCTTAGAGTTTATTCCTAAAGCGCATATTCTCAAAATATCTGATGAAGAATTAGAATTTATTACGAAAATTAAAGATAAGAATGAAGCTATTGAATCATTGTTTGTGGGTAATGTGGAAATCATAATCTATACAGAAGGTAAAAATGGAGCTTCTATTTATACAAAAGACGGAAAGATAGCACATGAAAATGGATTTGAAGTTACCGTAAAAGATACCACAGGAGCAGGAGATGCATTTATAGGAGCAATTATATTCCAGCTATTAAAACAAGATAGAAAGCATTTAATAGAAAATGGTAATCATTATTTAAGATTCGCAAATGCAGTAGGTGGCGTTACAACTACAGCGTATGGCGCAATAGAAAGTTTGCCATATCTAGAGGACGTTGAAAAACTAGTAAATCATTCAGAAGCAAATGAATAA
- a CDS encoding PadR family transcriptional regulator, which produces MFRRGFDQFRNMRDSEGFDFGRGFGGFEKMFGGRGQERMFKKGNLQFMILNSLKEEPKHGYQIIKDLEEQFKGFYSPSPGSVYPILQMLEDREFVSVTKEGNKKIYTITEEGENFLKENADQDEFAKRMKQFQNFNREDMKTLGADIKETVNAILTTSKEAMTDEEKRKQFDRFLTQIKEQAQNLYKEDDRNDK; this is translated from the coding sequence ATGTTTAGACGTGGATTTGATCAATTCAGAAATATGAGAGACAGTGAAGGGTTTGACTTTGGAAGAGGGTTCGGCGGTTTTGAGAAAATGTTTGGTGGCCGAGGACAAGAACGTATGTTTAAAAAAGGCAACTTACAGTTTATGATTCTAAATTCTTTAAAAGAAGAGCCGAAACATGGTTATCAAATCATTAAAGATTTAGAAGAACAATTTAAAGGTTTTTACTCACCAAGCCCAGGCTCTGTTTATCCGATTTTACAAATGTTGGAAGACAGAGAATTTGTATCGGTCACAAAAGAAGGCAATAAAAAAATATATACCATTACTGAAGAAGGTGAAAACTTCTTAAAAGAAAACGCAGACCAAGATGAGTTTGCAAAACGTATGAAACAATTCCAAAACTTTAATAGAGAAGATATGAAAACGCTAGGTGCAGATATCAAAGAAACAGTAAATGCAATATTAACAACGAGCAAAGAAGCAATGACAGATGAAGAAAAACGTAAACAATTCGACCGCTTCCTCACTCAAATTAAAGAACAAGCTCAAAACTTATACAAAGAAGATGATCGAAATGACAAATAA
- a CDS encoding FAD-dependent oxidoreductase, which translates to MTNKKIGIIGGGPGGLMLGLLLQNQGLDVHIYEKADRNVNRSRGGSLDIHHDTGQLPLAEAGLLDEFKALARFEGEDTKIVDKHGHIYFEEDAEGEGGRPEIDRGELCDLIQNKIEPSRIHYGYKFESMETLEGGRVKVNFNHSDDFNHIEQQETEVFDLVIGSDGAFSKVRPFLADTELIYTGVSFIELSVPDVNTKYPDLAEYNKNGKMMGLGGDQLILGQLNGDGRIVVYVAYELDREQLDEYKALDNDALKARILEEFQDWDEDLLKYIKYSDDNIMFRRIYRLPIGFEWQHQPNVTLIGDAAHLMSPFAGEGVNMALYDAYMLAHAIADQADSIDFDKALAEYEANMYESSKERAKESQENLETFFREDAPEVMANFFIEGQKMLEAQNRQSNQ; encoded by the coding sequence ATGACAAATAAAAAAATTGGGATCATAGGCGGCGGTCCAGGCGGTTTAATGCTAGGCTTACTCCTTCAAAATCAAGGTTTAGACGTCCATATCTATGAAAAAGCAGACCGCAACGTCAATCGTTCACGCGGCGGCTCATTAGACATCCATCATGATACAGGACAACTCCCATTGGCCGAAGCAGGTTTACTTGATGAGTTTAAAGCACTTGCACGCTTTGAAGGCGAAGACACTAAAATTGTAGATAAACATGGGCATATCTATTTCGAAGAAGATGCTGAAGGAGAAGGCGGACGACCAGAAATTGATCGCGGTGAATTATGTGATTTAATTCAAAACAAAATTGAACCAAGCCGTATTCATTATGGTTATAAATTTGAAAGCATGGAAACATTAGAAGGCGGACGCGTTAAAGTCAACTTCAATCATAGCGATGACTTCAATCATATTGAACAACAAGAAACAGAAGTTTTCGATTTAGTAATAGGATCAGATGGTGCATTTTCAAAAGTACGTCCGTTTCTTGCTGATACAGAGTTGATTTATACAGGTGTCTCATTTATTGAACTCAGCGTACCTGATGTCAATACAAAATACCCTGATTTAGCCGAATATAATAAGAATGGTAAAATGATGGGACTTGGCGGAGACCAGTTAATATTAGGACAATTGAACGGTGACGGGCGCATTGTTGTCTATGTTGCTTATGAGTTAGATAGAGAACAATTAGATGAATACAAAGCACTAGATAATGATGCTTTGAAAGCGCGTATACTAGAAGAATTTCAAGATTGGGATGAAGATTTACTAAAATATATTAAGTACTCAGACGATAATATCATGTTCAGACGCATCTACCGTCTGCCAATCGGGTTTGAATGGCAGCATCAACCGAATGTAACATTAATCGGTGATGCAGCACATTTAATGAGTCCTTTTGCAGGTGAGGGTGTTAATATGGCACTCTATGATGCATACATGTTAGCCCACGCAATCGCAGATCAAGCAGACTCAATCGACTTTGATAAAGCACTTGCTGAGTATGAAGCAAATATGTATGAAAGTTCAAAAGAACGCGCAAAAGAATCTCAAGAAAACTTAGAAACTTTCTTTAGAGAAGACGCACCTGAAGTGATGGCAAACTTCTTTATTGAAGGACAAAAAATGTTAGAAGCACAAAATCGACAATCTAATCAATAG